The Halorubrum salinarum genome segment CTCCGGACGTTGATCCCGGGGCGGACGGGCGCGTCGGCGACCGCGTCGAGCTGGTCGGCGACGAACGCGACCGGGTCGGCGGGGAGGAACTCGGAGCGGCCGCGCGCGACGAGGTCACGGGCGGCCGCCCGGCTGGCCGGGTCGAGCGCGACCCCGCCGAGGAGCGCGGCGTCGACGTGCGGGGCCGCGGCGCGGGCCCACGCGGCGTCGGCGGCGCCGCTGAGGCTCGCGGCGACGAGGAACGGATCGCCGTCGGTCGGCGCGCCGCTCCCGCCGTCATCGCCCTCGGCTGACGCTTCCCGCTCGCTCCCGCTCCGGGTCACTCCGCGCCCTCCCGCGGCGGCGGCGCGTCCGCCGCGTCGTCGTCGACCGCCGCCAGCGCGCGCTCGCAGGCGCGAGCGATGCGCTCGGCGTCGTCCGCGTCGTCGATTTCGGTGTCGGTGCGCTCGACGTGTCGGTCGAGTTCGGTCGGGTCCGCGTCGTCGAGGACGAACGCGTCCGCGAACGGGTACGCCGCCGCCACGCCCGCGGTCGAGGGCTCGCGACCGACGCCCGCCATCAGGTCCGCCGCTGGCCCGGAGAACACCTCGTCGCCGACGAACGGCGAGACGGCGACGACAGGCGTCTCCCGGAGCGCCCGCTCGAACCCGGGGAGCGCCAGCATCGGCCCGATGCTCGTCACGGGGTTCGAGGGACCGATCACGACCGGGTCGTCGAGCGCCGCCAGCACGGCGTCGGTCGGCTCGGCGTCGTCCGCGCCCCGGAACTCCACGTCGGCGACCGCGGGCTCGCCGCGCCCCGCGACCCAGTACTCCTGGAAGTGGAGCGTCTCGCCGGCCTCGGTGTGGACCAGCGTCGCGACCGGGTCGTCGGACATCGGGAGGAGGTCGACGTCGAGGCCGAAGGCGTCCGCGAGCGTCCGGACCGCGGCCGTGAGCGTGTGCCCCTCGTCGAGCAGGCCCGTCCGCGTGAGGTGGACCGCGCGGTCGCGGTCGCCGATCTCCATGAACTCGGCGACCGCCGAGAACCGCCGCCACCGGGCGATCTCCCGGCCCGCGGTCTGCGCGTCGGCGTCGAGGTACCGGGGGCCCGCTTCGAGTCCGGCCGCCTCGGCGAGCCGGCCGAGCTCCGCGTGGGTCGCGGTCGTGTCGTCGTTGATCCCCCACCACGTCTCGCGGTCGAGGACGCCGCCGCCCGCGAACAGCACGGTGTCGACGTCCGGGCAGACGAGGTGGCCGCCCAGCTCCACGTCGTCGCCGGTGTTGGCGACGACCGCCGTCTCGGCGGGCTCCCACACCCGGGCCGCGCCGTCGAGGAGCTTCGGCGTGCCCGTTCCCCCGGCGAGGAAGGTTACCATACCGGCGCAAGGCGACGCCCGGATTTGTATCCTCGCCTCGCGCGGCGGCCCCGACGGCCAAACAACTATTCGCGTGGGGACGGTGGGACACGACGATGAGTGCCGGTGAGCGCGCGCCAGCCGCCGAACTCGGGCTGCTGGACGCGACGATGATCGGGATGGGGGCGATGATCGGCGCCGGGATATTCGTCTTGACCGGGCTCGCGGCGGAGATCGCCGGGCCCGCCGCGATCCTCGTCTTCGTGTTCAACGGGATCGTCACGGCGTTCACGGGGCTCTCGTACGCCGAGCTCGCCGCCTCGATCCCGAAGTCCGGCGGCGGGTACGCCTTCGTCCGCGAGACGTTCGACGACCTCCCCTCGTTCCTGATGGGGTGGATGCTCTGGTTCGCGTACATGATCGCGGGCGGGCTCTACGCGCTCGGGTTCGCGCCGAACTTCCTGGAGCTGCTCCACGTCTACGGGGTCACGGCCGCCCCGGGACAGGTCGGCGCGATCGCGGTGCCGCTCCTCCCGGTGTCGGTCCCGGCGGCGGTCGGGCTCGCGCTCGTCGCGGTCGCGCTCCTCGTGACGGTCAACGCCCTCTCGACGGCCGCGAGCGGCAGCGCGGAGACGCTGTTCACGGCCGTCAAGGTCGCCATCCTCGTCGTCTTCGTCGCCTTCGGGTTCCTCTCGGCCGGGGGCGGCGGGGAGACGAGCTTCACCTTCCAGCAGTTCGACCCGCTGTTCCCCGCCGGGAACTCCGCGTTCTCGATCCTCCCGGCGATGGGCCTGACGTTCATCGCCTTCGAGGGGTACGACCTCATCACGACCGTCACCGAGGAGGTCGAGAACCCGCGCGAGAACATCCCGCGAGCGATCTTCTACAGCCTCGGGGCGACCGTGGTCGTCTACGCGCTGGTGGTCGTCGTCGCCATCGGCACCCTCGGCGCACAGGGGCTCGCCGACGCCGGCGAGGCGGGGATCGCGCAGGCCGCCACCTCGTTCATGCCGACGGGGCTCCCGATCATCCGGAACGGCGGCGCGCTCATCGTCTTCGGCGCGGTCTTCTCGACGCTGACGGCGCTGAACGCGGTCGTCATCGCCTCCTCGCGGGTCGCCTTCTCGATGGGGCGGGAGGGGCAGCTGCTCCCGCGGATCGGTCGCATCCACCACCGGTACGGAACCCCGTTCTTCGCGATCCTCCTCAGCGCGGTCGTGATGCTCGGGTCCGTCGTCCTGCCGACCGAGAGCGCCGGCAACGTCTCCAGCCTCTTCTTCCTGCTCTCGTTCATCGTCGTCAACGCGGCCGTGATCAAGCTCCGCCGCGACCGCCCGAACATGCGCCGCCCGTACGAGATGCCGTACTACCCCATCCCGGCGGTGCTCGGGATCGCGTTGAACCTCCTGCTCACCGGCGTCCTCGTGGTGTACCTCGTCCGGACCGACCCCCTCGCGCTGGCGCTGAGCGTCGGCTGGATCCTCGCGGGCGTCGCCGCGTACTACGCCCTGCGCGGCCGCGGCGAGGGCGCGGCGCCGGGGAGCACGGACAGTTCTAATGCGGAGGCCGGCGACGGCTGACACATGGACGGGAACTTCCGGATCGTGATCGCCGGCGGCGGCCGCGTCGGGAACCGGGTCGCCCACATCCTCGACGACAGGGGACACGACGTGACCGTCGTCGAGCGGGATCCAGAGCGGGCGGAGGCGCTCTCGGACGACTACGTCGCCACGGTGATCGAGGGCGACGCCACGCGCCCGGGCGTCCTCGAACAGGCTGGGTTAGAGCGCGCCGACGTGGTCGCCGCGCTGACGAGTCAGACCGGGACGAACCTGGCGGTCTGCCTGTTGACCCGCGAGCTCGCCCCGGACACGCAGACGGTCGTCCGGACCGAGAGCGAGCCGGGCGCGGAGTTCGACCGCTTCGTCGACGAGGTGATCTTCCCGGAGCGCGCCGGCGCGCGCGCGGCGGTGAACGCGATCGAACCCGACGTGAGCGCGCTCGAAGACGTCACCGGGACGCTCGACATCCTGGAGGTCCACGTCGCCGACGGCGCGCCCGTCGCCGGGCGCTCGCTCGACGAGGTGGCGCTGCCCCGCGGGAGCCTGATCGTCTCCGACGCCGCGGGCGACACCCTCGCGGGCGCGGAGACGGTGCTTCACGCGGGCGAGTCGTACCTCGTCGCCGTCGAGCCCTCCGTCGTCGACGAGGTGCTGAACCTCTTCGGCGGGTAGGCGCCGGCGGGCCGAGCCGGTGAGCCGCGCCGGGCGGCGACGGACCCGCCCGCCTCACTCGCCGAGCGCGACGCTCGTCTGCATCCCCTCGGTGTTGAACGCGCTCCCGGCGGCCTCCGCGCCGGTCGCCGTCGGGTCGAGGACGATGACGCCCGCGCCCGAGCCGGTGACCGCCTCGAACTCCTCGATCGCGCGGTCGGCCGCGGCCTGCGCGCCGAGCCCCTCGTCGAGGAAGTCGACCGCGCGCCGCGAGAGCGTGACGCGCGCGATGTCCTCGCCCGCGCCGGTCGCGCTCGCGCCGCCCGCCTCGGTGCAGAAGAAGCCCGAGCCGACCTGCGGCACGTCGCCGACGCGCCCCGCGAGCGCGAACGACCGCCCGCCGGTGGAGGTGACCGCGGCGACGCGCTCGCCGTCGGTCGCGACGGCGCCGACCGTGTCGTGATCGGGTGCGCGGCCCGACTCGGCCGCTCCCGCTTCCTCGCCGTCTCTCTCCGCCGCCTCCCAGCCGTCGCCCTCGCCGTCTCCCGCCCCGCCCGCCTGGTCGTCGCCCGACCCGAACCGCGAGGCGAGCCAGTCGAGGTGGTCGCGCGGCGACCCCCGCGGCGGCTCCTCGGCCTCGTACCGCTCGCGCGTCTCGTCGGTGAGCAGGTCGGCATCGGTCTCGATCCCGAAATCGGCCGCGAGGTCGACCGCGTGCTCGCCCGAGACGAAGCCGTGCGGCGTCTCGGAGTGGACGACGCGGGCGACGCTCGCGGCGTGCTCGACGCCCGGCATCGAGCAGGCCGCGCCGACCTCGCGGTCCGCGGTCATCACGCCGGCGTCGGTGCGGACGACGCCGTCCGACTGGACCGCGCCGCCGACGCCCGCGTTGAACCGCGGGTCCGATTCGAGGACGCCGACCGCCGACTCGACCGCGTCGAGCGGCGTCGCGCCCGCGGCGCCGCGCGCGG includes the following:
- the cofD gene encoding 2-phospho-L-lactate transferase, producing MVTFLAGGTGTPKLLDGAARVWEPAETAVVANTGDDVELGGHLVCPDVDTVLFAGGGVLDRETWWGINDDTTATHAELGRLAEAAGLEAGPRYLDADAQTAGREIARWRRFSAVAEFMEIGDRDRAVHLTRTGLLDEGHTLTAAVRTLADAFGLDVDLLPMSDDPVATLVHTEAGETLHFQEYWVAGRGEPAVADVEFRGADDAEPTDAVLAALDDPVVIGPSNPVTSIGPMLALPGFERALRETPVVAVSPFVGDEVFSGPAADLMAGVGREPSTAGVAAAYPFADAFVLDDADPTELDRHVERTDTEIDDADDAERIARACERALAAVDDDAADAPPPREGAE
- a CDS encoding APC family permease — protein: MSAGERAPAAELGLLDATMIGMGAMIGAGIFVLTGLAAEIAGPAAILVFVFNGIVTAFTGLSYAELAASIPKSGGGYAFVRETFDDLPSFLMGWMLWFAYMIAGGLYALGFAPNFLELLHVYGVTAAPGQVGAIAVPLLPVSVPAAVGLALVAVALLVTVNALSTAASGSAETLFTAVKVAILVVFVAFGFLSAGGGGETSFTFQQFDPLFPAGNSAFSILPAMGLTFIAFEGYDLITTVTEEVENPRENIPRAIFYSLGATVVVYALVVVVAIGTLGAQGLADAGEAGIAQAATSFMPTGLPIIRNGGALIVFGAVFSTLTALNAVVIASSRVAFSMGREGQLLPRIGRIHHRYGTPFFAILLSAVVMLGSVVLPTESAGNVSSLFFLLSFIVVNAAVIKLRRDRPNMRRPYEMPYYPIPAVLGIALNLLLTGVLVVYLVRTDPLALALSVGWILAGVAAYYALRGRGEGAAPGSTDSSNAEAGDG
- a CDS encoding potassium channel family protein, translated to MDGNFRIVIAGGGRVGNRVAHILDDRGHDVTVVERDPERAEALSDDYVATVIEGDATRPGVLEQAGLERADVVAALTSQTGTNLAVCLLTRELAPDTQTVVRTESEPGAEFDRFVDEVIFPERAGARAAVNAIEPDVSALEDVTGTLDILEVHVADGAPVAGRSLDEVALPRGSLIVSDAAGDTLAGAETVLHAGESYLVAVEPSVVDEVLNLFGG
- a CDS encoding isoaspartyl peptidase/L-asparaginase gives rise to the protein MRVIVHGGAGGAPDDPEPRQAVLDEAAARGAAGATPLDAVESAVGVLESDPRFNAGVGGAVQSDGVVRTDAGVMTADREVGAACSMPGVEHAASVARVVHSETPHGFVSGEHAVDLAADFGIETDADLLTDETRERYEAEEPPRGSPRDHLDWLASRFGSGDDQAGGAGDGEGDGWEAAERDGEEAGAAESGRAPDHDTVGAVATDGERVAAVTSTGGRSFALAGRVGDVPQVGSGFFCTEAGGASATGAGEDIARVTLSRRAVDFLDEGLGAQAAADRAIEEFEAVTGSGAGVIVLDPTATGAEAAGSAFNTEGMQTSVALGE